A stretch of the Capsicum annuum cultivar UCD-10X-F1 chromosome 8, UCD10Xv1.1, whole genome shotgun sequence genome encodes the following:
- the LOC107879362 gene encoding GDSL esterase/lipase At1g58525-like, with amino-acid sequence MKMKLFFYIFVLLSAFIIGRGAMADHEQPHNVNGIFPAVFVFGDSLVDTGNNNWFPTLAKGNMPQHGKNFEGGKATGRFCDGKIPSDILVEELGIKELLPPYLDPTLEAKDLITGVSFASAASGYDPQTGAFLVYLYIFHFPILYRVRSLSPSRCCPIGSGLIFYIYTLYKMFFIIDHYYFVMKMQPVLPLQKQLELFKEYIGKIKGIAGETRALEIVKESLYVVATGNNDIQLNPSSSLNPSYIDIMLNFASTFLQVIISIHMHPTTFNSLYIVESTAGSYCFDLNKLGARKIGVAGVLAMGCLPVIRNTLGGIERNCVDSVNEKVYMFNNKLSTEINSLSNKFPDAKMVYIDVYNIMLDLLNNPTKYGYKITKNGCCAFLGRVDLLAYCPIACSNDYDYLFWDGYHFTERNYRIVVKQILQQHLQTFISSPNSP; translated from the exons ATGAAAATGAAGTTGTTCTTCTATATTTTCGTGCTGTTAAGTGCCTTCATTATTGGTAGAGGTGCAATGGCAGATCATGAGCAGCCACACAATGTGAATGGTATATTTCCTGCAGTATTTGTGTTCGGAGACTCTTTAGTTGATACTGGCAACAACAATTGGTTCCCAACGTTAGCCAAAGGGAATATGCCACAACATGGAAAGAACTTTGAAGGGGGAAAGGCAACTGGAAGATTTTGTGATGGAAAAATTCCCTCAGACATTCTTG TGGAAGAATTGGGAATAAAAGAGTTGTTGCCTCCATATCTTGATCCAACATTAGAAGCTAAGGATCTCATAACAGGAGTTAGCTTTGCTTCAGCAGCTTCAGGATATGATCCACAAACTGGTGCTTTcttggtatatttatatatttttcatttcccTATCTTATATAGAGTCCGGAGCCT GTCTCCTTCACGATGTTGCCCTATAGGCTCCGGACtcatcttttatatatatacattgtataaAATGTTTTTCATTATTGATCATTATTATTTTGTGATGAAAATGCAGCCAGTTCTACCACTTCAAAAACAGTTAGAATTGTTTAAGGAATATATTGGTAAAATTAAAGGTATTGCTGGAGAAACAAGAGCCTTAGAAATAGTGAAGGAGAGCCTTTATGTAGTAGCCACGGGGAACAATGACATTCAATTGAATCCTTCTTCCTCTCTAAATCCATCATACATCGATATCATGCTCAACTTTGCTTCCACTTTCTTGCAGGTaataatttcaattcacatgCACCCTACtacttttaattctttatatataGTTGAATCAACGGCAGGGAGCTATTGCTTT GATCTAAATAAGTTGGGGGCACGTAAGATTGGTGTAGCTGGTGTATTAGCAATGGGATGCCTGCCAGTTATCAGAAATACTCTAGGAGGAATTGAAAGAAATTGTGTAGATTCTGTCAATGAGAAAGTATACATGTTCAACAACAAGCTCTCTACTGAGATAAACTCTCTTAGTAACAAATTTCCAGATGCCAAAATGGTTTACATTGACGTTTACAATATCATGCTTGATCTACTCAACAACCCTacaaaatatg GTTATAAGATAACGAAAAATGGGTGCTGCGCTTTTCTTGGAAGAGTAGATTTGCTAGCTTATTGCCCCATTGCATGTTCAAATGATTATGACTACCTTTTTTGGGATGGTTACCACTTCACAGAGAGGAATTATAGAATCGTGGTCAAACAAATACTCCAGCAGCATCTTCAAACCTTCATATCTTCACCAAATTCACCATAA